Proteins from one Listeria weihenstephanensis genomic window:
- a CDS encoding MarR family winged helix-turn-helix transcriptional regulator, with protein MDEKLIREVVLSFRTMQRKIHHYLQEEATKRDITTVQLFSLGTLKREPHLTLGELAERVKVNKSTMSGIVDRLVKANYLTRGRDEGNRRALNLQLTPEGLAKVDDTYDVFFDRLEAVLEIDSEELRAMLATHDKMIALLERKGEAE; from the coding sequence ATGGATGAAAAATTGATACGCGAAGTTGTCCTCTCATTTCGAACGATGCAGCGGAAAATACACCATTATTTACAAGAAGAGGCTACAAAGCGTGATATTACGACGGTGCAATTATTCTCTCTAGGTACTCTAAAGAGAGAACCGCATTTGACGCTGGGGGAGCTTGCTGAACGAGTAAAGGTGAATAAAAGTACGATGAGTGGTATTGTAGACCGCTTAGTCAAAGCTAATTATTTAACGCGAGGCCGTGATGAAGGAAACAGACGCGCACTCAATTTACAGTTAACACCAGAAGGTCTGGCAAAAGTAGATGACACATATGATGTCTTTTTTGACCGTTTAGAGGCGGTTTTAGAAATAGACTCGGAAGAATTAAGAGCCATGCTCGCAACCCATGATAAAATGATTGCGTTATTAGAACGAAAAGGAGAAGCAGAATAA
- a CDS encoding putative polysaccharide biosynthesis protein codes for MSSSKLLRGTFILTLGTFISKFLGLFYVIPFYWIMGGAGPMTLYNFGYVPYQIFLGIATAGVPLAVAKYVAKYNALGEYEIGRRLFRSGVYLMLATGVVSFVAMYALAPVLAGLQSIEGSGYTVEDVTGVIRAVSFALIVIPVMSLIRGFFQGYQSMGPSAVSQVIEQIVRIAFLLIGSSVVLYVLHGTITSAISVATFAAFIGALASLACLLWYFFKRKKGLDALLRTSKGEVTVSLPAMYKDIFITAIPFVVVGIASSLYQQIDQFTFGRILTWIGYSGHEAENLLGIVNFSAQKLVIIPVSLATAFSMTIVPLVTAAYARGEQENVKKQLNDVFQVLLFITLPACIGMSLLAEPLYTVFYEHDPAGIQILAFYAPVAILLSLFSVTAAILQGIDEQRFTIMSLLLGLLTKSVFQMPLMMWMGARGSVAATGLGYTVSVIFAMYMIRKYANYNFSVILRRTVLMLALNLAMAVAVLLVYFGLTQFISPESKLNSMILLIICGAVGAAVYGYLSLRLRLFDKVFGARAAGIRRKLRIKA; via the coding sequence ATGTCTTCATCAAAACTGCTTCGAGGAACTTTCATTTTAACATTAGGAACCTTCATTTCTAAATTCTTAGGTCTGTTTTACGTCATTCCGTTCTATTGGATTATGGGTGGCGCTGGGCCAATGACTTTGTATAATTTCGGGTATGTACCATATCAAATTTTCCTTGGAATCGCAACGGCTGGAGTTCCGCTCGCAGTCGCGAAATACGTTGCGAAATATAACGCGCTTGGCGAATATGAAATCGGTCGTCGTTTGTTCAGATCTGGCGTTTACTTAATGCTTGCGACGGGGGTTGTTAGCTTTGTTGCGATGTATGCTTTAGCACCAGTACTGGCTGGCCTGCAATCGATTGAAGGGAGTGGTTATACAGTCGAGGACGTGACAGGGGTTATCCGAGCTGTCAGTTTTGCGCTTATCGTTATTCCAGTAATGAGCTTGATTCGCGGTTTCTTCCAAGGTTATCAGTCGATGGGGCCATCAGCGGTTTCTCAAGTGATCGAGCAAATCGTTCGGATCGCATTCCTGCTTATCGGTTCATCCGTGGTGCTTTACGTGCTTCACGGTACGATCACGAGTGCTATCAGTGTTGCTACATTTGCCGCATTTATCGGGGCTCTAGCTAGCTTAGCGTGTCTTCTGTGGTATTTCTTCAAACGGAAAAAAGGACTCGATGCCTTGCTGCGAACAAGTAAAGGCGAAGTAACGGTTTCTTTGCCCGCAATGTATAAAGATATTTTCATCACGGCGATTCCCTTTGTCGTGGTCGGTATTGCGAGCTCGCTTTACCAACAAATCGATCAATTTACGTTTGGTCGGATTTTGACATGGATTGGTTATAGTGGTCACGAAGCTGAGAATTTACTCGGTATTGTAAACTTTAGTGCGCAAAAACTAGTCATCATTCCAGTAAGTTTAGCGACGGCGTTTTCGATGACGATCGTGCCACTCGTAACAGCAGCATATGCACGTGGTGAACAAGAAAATGTGAAAAAACAATTAAACGATGTTTTCCAAGTACTACTTTTCATCACATTACCTGCGTGTATCGGGATGTCACTTTTGGCAGAACCGCTTTACACCGTGTTTTATGAACATGATCCAGCAGGAATTCAAATTCTAGCCTTTTACGCTCCAGTAGCGATTTTACTGTCCTTATTCAGCGTAACAGCCGCAATTTTACAAGGGATCGATGAGCAACGTTTCACAATTATGAGCTTGCTTCTCGGCCTACTTACGAAATCCGTTTTCCAAATGCCGCTGATGATGTGGATGGGAGCACGCGGATCTGTTGCTGCGACAGGGCTTGGTTATACCGTATCCGTTATTTTTGCGATGTACATGATTCGCAAGTACGCTAATTACAATTTCAGCGTGATTCTTAGAAGAACCGTTCTAATGTTGGCCCTGAATCTCGCGATGGCAGTAGCCGTATTACTCGTATATTTTGGACTAACACAATTCATTAGCCCAGAATCAAAACTTAATTCTATGATTTTACTGATTATCTGTGGTGCTGTAGGAGCCGCTGTTTATGGCTATCTAAGCTTGCGACTACGCCTATTTGATAAAGTATTTGGAGCAAGAGCCGCTGGAATTCGTCGTAAATTACGAATCAAAGCTTAA
- a CDS encoding nuclear transport factor 2 family protein: METLKRHLLALEEKLLHADVRGSAAELNKILADGFFEIGSSGRVLYKEEPIAEAGIGEVEMALTDYEIQIVTAEVVLATYRIFDVTKKQHSLRSSLWKFQEDRWQLVFHQGTKSI; this comes from the coding sequence ATGGAGACGTTGAAAAGGCATTTGCTAGCGCTCGAAGAAAAATTATTGCATGCAGACGTTCGCGGATCAGCGGCCGAATTAAATAAAATATTAGCGGATGGCTTCTTTGAAATCGGTAGTTCGGGACGGGTCTTATATAAGGAGGAACCGATCGCCGAAGCGGGAATTGGCGAGGTGGAGATGGCGTTGACGGACTATGAGATTCAGATCGTGACAGCCGAAGTCGTATTAGCAACTTATCGGATATTTGACGTGACCAAAAAACAACATTCGCTACGTAGTTCTCTTTGGAAATTTCAGGAGGATCGCTGGCAATTAGTTTTTCATCAAGGTACGAAATCTATATAA
- a CDS encoding NAD(P)H-hydrate dehydratase: MKKITPKVICAWINQRDEETNKGDYGRVLLIGGNERLGGAIIMAAQGAVYSGAGLVSVAGHHVNRSALHARLPEAMFIDYTDFDYLIEVLPRFDSILIGPGLGLDETAQNLLALVCEYATSNQRVIIDGDGITLYATGDYAKPKAALIFTPHRIEWERLTHTDTENLDDMKNQDFAAEMDAIIVLKDHRTRVYIGEDIWQNIYGTPAMATGGMGDTLAGMIAALMGQLDTPKHAVLTAVFLHSYIGETLAKKKYVVLPTEVAEQIPFYLKKFSETDGNPY, encoded by the coding sequence ATGAAAAAGATCACGCCAAAAGTTATCTGTGCATGGATTAATCAGCGCGATGAAGAAACGAATAAAGGGGATTACGGGCGCGTACTTCTGATCGGTGGTAATGAACGACTCGGTGGTGCTATTATTATGGCGGCGCAAGGGGCTGTTTACAGTGGCGCTGGCCTTGTATCCGTCGCAGGTCATCACGTGAATCGTTCTGCACTTCACGCCAGATTACCCGAAGCAATGTTCATTGATTACACAGACTTCGATTATTTAATTGAGGTTTTACCACGATTTGATTCGATCTTAATTGGTCCTGGGCTTGGCTTGGATGAAACTGCGCAGAACTTGTTAGCGCTCGTTTGTGAATATGCAACGTCCAATCAGCGAGTTATTATTGATGGTGACGGAATTACGCTTTATGCTACTGGTGATTATGCAAAACCTAAAGCAGCGCTCATTTTTACGCCGCACCGGATCGAATGGGAACGGTTGACGCATACCGATACAGAAAATTTGGATGACATGAAAAATCAAGATTTCGCAGCGGAAATGGACGCGATTATCGTGTTAAAAGACCACCGAACCCGCGTTTACATCGGGGAAGATATTTGGCAAAATATATACGGAACACCAGCAATGGCAACAGGAGGTATGGGCGATACGCTTGCTGGAATGATCGCTGCACTCATGGGACAGCTGGATACACCAAAGCATGCCGTACTCACCGCCGTATTCCTGCATAGTTATATTGGCGAAACGTTGGCGAAGAAAAAATACGTTGTTTTACCTACCGAAGTCGCCGAACAAATTCCTTTCTACTTGAAGAAGTTTAGCGAGACGGACGGTAATCCTTATTAA
- the pepV gene encoding dipeptidase PepV, which produces MSTINWQEEVEKRRDDFKRDLFAILSIPSVRDDSKATEEAPFGPDVKRALDFALELAEKDGFTTKEVGHVAGHAEFGQGEELVAALGHVDVVPVGDDWSHDPFDPILKDGKVFARGSADDKGPAMAAYYAMKIIKELELPLSRRVRMIYGSDEESGMSCVERYFETEEQPTMGFVPDAEFPIIHAEKGISELDISFKDGEKEGNADFRLMSFTSGERYNMVPDHATAVLEDVKNVDQISKQFATYLKEAKVTGSIEESGNSVTISLVGKAAHAMEPNNGVNAGLHLVGFLGKFTLTGAASDFVTFGKDYLYGDSRAVKLGIRYEDEESGELTMNVGVIRYSVSEGGRYGLNFRYPVTANMDQLKLKMETVVNEYNGQYTHYDDSKPLFVPKDHPLIQTLQEVYTNQTGEEATLLAIGGGTYARHMETGVAFGALFPGREDTMHQKDEFAYFDDLIKTIAIYAEALYKLAK; this is translated from the coding sequence ATGAGTACAATTAATTGGCAAGAGGAAGTAGAAAAACGCCGCGACGATTTTAAACGCGATTTATTTGCGATTTTAAGCATTCCAAGTGTGCGCGATGATTCGAAAGCAACAGAAGAAGCACCATTTGGCCCCGACGTGAAAAGAGCATTGGATTTTGCTCTCGAACTAGCGGAAAAAGATGGTTTCACAACGAAGGAAGTAGGTCATGTTGCTGGACATGCGGAGTTCGGTCAAGGCGAAGAGCTCGTTGCAGCGCTTGGTCACGTGGATGTTGTACCAGTTGGCGATGATTGGTCACATGATCCGTTCGATCCTATTTTGAAAGATGGCAAAGTATTCGCGCGTGGCTCAGCGGATGACAAAGGCCCTGCAATGGCGGCTTATTACGCGATGAAGATCATCAAAGAGCTTGAATTACCACTATCTCGTCGTGTGCGCATGATTTACGGTTCTGATGAAGAAAGCGGTATGTCTTGTGTGGAGCGTTATTTCGAAACGGAAGAACAACCAACAATGGGCTTTGTTCCCGATGCTGAATTCCCAATCATCCATGCTGAAAAAGGTATTTCCGAGTTGGATATTTCCTTTAAAGATGGTGAAAAAGAAGGCAACGCGGATTTCCGTCTGATGAGCTTTACATCTGGTGAACGTTATAACATGGTTCCAGATCACGCGACAGCTGTTTTAGAAGATGTGAAAAATGTGGATCAAATCTCGAAACAATTTGCAACGTATTTGAAAGAAGCGAAAGTGACAGGTTCTATCGAAGAATCTGGCAACTCCGTGACGATTTCATTAGTTGGTAAAGCCGCGCATGCGATGGAGCCAAACAATGGTGTGAACGCTGGACTTCACTTAGTTGGATTCCTTGGTAAATTCACGCTAACTGGTGCAGCAAGCGATTTTGTAACGTTTGGTAAAGATTACTTATATGGCGATTCTCGTGCGGTTAAACTTGGCATTCGCTATGAAGATGAAGAAAGTGGCGAATTAACGATGAACGTTGGTGTCATTCGTTATAGCGTGAGTGAAGGCGGTCGTTACGGCTTGAATTTCCGTTATCCAGTAACAGCGAATATGGATCAACTGAAATTAAAAATGGAGACGGTGGTCAATGAATATAATGGGCAATACACGCATTATGATGATTCTAAACCATTGTTTGTGCCAAAAGACCATCCATTGATTCAAACATTACAAGAAGTTTACACGAACCAAACTGGCGAAGAAGCAACATTGCTTGCCATTGGTGGTGGGACTTACGCGCGTCATATGGAGACTGGTGTTGCTTTTGGAGCGCTATTCCCAGGCCGCGAAGACACGATGCATCAAAAAGACGAATTCGCCTATTTCGACGATTTAATAAAAACAATTGCGATTTACGCTGAGGCGCTTTACAAACTTGCAAAGTAA
- a CDS encoding NUDIX hydrolase, with protein MKPIFPAVKAVIIHNGKFLVLKKTDVEGDVWELPGGRMEFGETKGEALFREVQEETGLQVQPFILYDTWEFFQPEYQITGVIYLCEKPEGEVRLSSEHQAYEWFPLEASSLERMDVVFASRMVRWDFEAIQGFMA; from the coding sequence ATGAAACCAATTTTTCCAGCAGTAAAAGCAGTCATTATACATAACGGTAAATTTCTAGTGTTGAAAAAAACCGATGTAGAAGGTGATGTTTGGGAATTACCTGGTGGCCGGATGGAGTTCGGTGAAACGAAAGGAGAGGCGCTGTTCCGCGAAGTGCAAGAAGAAACTGGGCTTCAAGTACAGCCATTTATACTGTATGATACGTGGGAATTTTTCCAACCAGAATATCAAATTACAGGCGTGATTTATTTGTGTGAAAAACCAGAGGGAGAAGTCCGATTATCGAGTGAACACCAAGCATACGAGTGGTTTCCGCTTGAGGCAAGCAGTTTGGAACGGATGGATGTTGTCTTTGCATCGCGTATGGTTCGCTGGGATTTTGAAGCAATTCAAGGATTTATGGCTTAG
- a CDS encoding Lrp/AsnC family transcriptional regulator: MKDVISLDATDEKILAILEKNARISMKELAGLVMLTPPATKERILKLEEKDVITGYTTNISLDALGRRMTAFILFETHNCKAFYDFCVKQPDVLECHRLAGQFSYLVKISSVSMEALELFIDEAIKYGKSSTHLIFSSTEKPIFNVQIGI; the protein is encoded by the coding sequence ATGAAGGACGTGATTTCACTGGATGCGACGGATGAAAAGATTCTAGCTATTTTAGAAAAGAATGCACGGATATCGATGAAAGAACTAGCTGGGCTTGTGATGCTAACCCCACCTGCCACCAAAGAACGGATTCTGAAATTAGAAGAAAAAGACGTGATTACGGGTTATACGACCAACATTTCACTGGATGCGCTTGGCCGTAGAATGACTGCTTTTATCTTGTTCGAAACGCATAATTGTAAGGCGTTCTATGATTTCTGCGTTAAACAACCTGATGTTTTAGAATGCCACCGCCTCGCCGGCCAATTTAGTTATCTCGTGAAAATTAGCTCCGTCAGCATGGAAGCACTCGAATTATTTATTGATGAGGCGATAAAATACGGAAAATCATCGACACATCTTATTTTTTCCTCTACCGAAAAGCCGATTTTTAATGTCCAAATTGGAATATGA
- the dat gene encoding D-amino-acid transaminase — MKVLVNDQLIERDEAKIDIEDRGYQFGDGVYEVVRMYNGKFFTYEEHIDRLYASAAKIDLVIPYSKPELRAILDSLVTANNVGTGNVYLQVTRGIQSPRNHVIPETPLKAVLTASTSEVPRDMTLFEDGRKAIVEEDVRWLRCDIKSLNLLGNSMAKNKAHQAGALEAILHRDGSVTEGSATNAYMIKDGTLFTHAADNLVLAGITRQVILRVARENGIPVDESGFTLTDLATADEVFISSTTIEVTPIIAIDDKPVGDGKRGPITKQLHTYFTAEILKQCGELAFV, encoded by the coding sequence ATGAAAGTATTAGTAAATGATCAGTTAATAGAACGTGACGAGGCAAAAATAGATATTGAAGATAGAGGTTACCAGTTCGGAGATGGGGTCTACGAAGTTGTACGTATGTATAATGGCAAGTTTTTTACATATGAAGAACATATAGATCGTCTGTATGCGAGCGCGGCTAAGATTGACCTAGTTATTCCTTATAGCAAACCAGAATTGCGTGCGATTTTGGACAGTTTAGTAACAGCGAATAACGTTGGAACTGGTAATGTGTATCTTCAAGTGACGCGAGGCATTCAATCTCCGCGTAATCATGTTATTCCTGAGACACCTCTAAAAGCAGTCTTGACGGCTTCCACAAGTGAAGTTCCGCGTGACATGACGCTGTTTGAAGATGGTCGTAAAGCGATTGTCGAAGAAGATGTTCGCTGGTTGCGTTGCGACATTAAGAGCTTGAACTTACTAGGTAATTCGATGGCTAAAAATAAAGCGCACCAAGCAGGAGCTTTGGAAGCGATTTTGCATCGTGATGGAAGCGTGACGGAAGGTTCGGCAACCAACGCGTATATGATAAAAGATGGAACGCTTTTCACACATGCAGCAGATAATCTTGTTTTAGCAGGTATTACGCGTCAAGTTATTTTACGAGTAGCACGCGAAAATGGGATTCCAGTGGATGAATCTGGCTTCACGCTTACCGATTTAGCAACAGCGGATGAGGTCTTCATTTCTAGTACAACGATTGAGGTCACGCCGATTATTGCGATTGACGACAAACCAGTTGGCGATGGCAAACGTGGCCCAATTACGAAACAGTTGCATACGTATTTTACAGCTGAAATTTTGAAACAATGTGGCGAATTAGCGTTTGTTTAA
- a CDS encoding phosphotransferase family protein, whose protein sequence is MEDNLFGQDWEIEPAGGETGKAFVAVHEDEKFFLKRNSSPFLAALSVENIVPKLIWTRRVENGDVITAQKWIDNGRTLTASEMREPRVARMIGKIHRSEALRDMLQRIEKKDYACMNLLTKVLEDKSLPDQKEDLVLHAKNYLLANVEQLKEGRHVVCHGDLNHNNWLVSEQDELYLVDWDGAMLADPANDLGVLLYQYIPYSEWRSWLEEYGQELTIELYMRVKWFSVCQVLMAMNWQLEHGRKPELARLELILKKILEDDEVYGTLCE, encoded by the coding sequence ATGGAAGATAATTTGTTTGGGCAAGATTGGGAAATAGAACCAGCAGGTGGCGAAACTGGTAAAGCTTTTGTCGCTGTTCATGAAGACGAAAAATTCTTTTTAAAAAGGAATTCCTCGCCTTTTTTAGCTGCGCTTTCTGTTGAAAATATTGTGCCTAAATTAATCTGGACGCGACGTGTAGAAAATGGGGATGTCATCACAGCTCAGAAGTGGATTGACAACGGTCGGACGCTTACGGCAAGTGAAATGCGAGAACCACGAGTGGCCCGAATGATTGGGAAGATACACCGTTCAGAAGCGCTACGTGATATGTTACAGCGCATTGAAAAGAAAGACTATGCTTGTATGAATCTATTGACAAAGGTATTAGAAGATAAAAGTTTGCCTGATCAAAAGGAAGACCTTGTTTTGCATGCGAAAAATTACTTGCTCGCAAACGTGGAGCAACTCAAAGAAGGGCGTCATGTTGTTTGTCACGGTGATCTCAATCATAATAATTGGTTGGTTTCAGAACAAGATGAGCTGTATCTTGTAGATTGGGATGGAGCGATGCTTGCGGATCCGGCGAACGATCTAGGCGTCTTATTGTATCAATATATCCCTTATTCGGAGTGGCGCAGCTGGCTTGAGGAGTATGGTCAGGAACTAACAATAGAATTATACATGAGAGTCAAATGGTTTTCCGTTTGCCAAGTTTTAATGGCGATGAATTGGCAGTTAGAACATGGCAGGAAGCCGGAGCTTGCAAGACTCGAGCTTATTTTAAAAAAAATATTAGAAGATGATGAGGTGTACGGTACATTATGCGAGTGA
- the mdrM gene encoding multidrug efflux MFS transporter MdrM, producing MNMKAASDGIKTNGILIVMLMGAFVTILNQTLMNVALPSIMTDFNITASQGQWLTTGFMLVNGVMIPMTAFLIERFTTRQLYLFAMITFAIGTTISGFAGDYTVLIIGRMVQAIGAGIVMPLLTVVVLNLFPMERRGRAMGLIGLAMNFAPAIGPTLSGWIVQEYDWRNLFYIIIPFAILDVVVAFFLLKNVGKRTFPKLDFLGVIMSTIGFGSLLLGFSNAGDHDFLSMKVLGFVLLGFVVLAVFIWYQGRAKAPLLNFNVFKHRTFTLTTTISFFVMMGLYGGMLLFPIFLQSVRHFTPLESGLVLLPGAVMTAALSPVTGIMFDRFGAKYLSLIGLIIMAVTTFMFTNLDESTTLTYIVVVQTIRASGMAMVMMPLQTAALNSLPLSMAAHGSAMFNTVRQIAGSLGTALLITTMSKSAKSFGENLTAADVAGKTKEQIANHVLIHGIETAFLVSSILSVIAVILAIFIKKKKQSLAPIVTKTEVMEH from the coding sequence ATGAATATGAAAGCAGCAAGTGATGGAATTAAAACAAACGGTATCTTAATTGTGATGTTGATGGGGGCCTTTGTCACAATCTTAAACCAAACGTTGATGAATGTGGCGCTCCCAAGCATTATGACGGATTTCAATATTACGGCGAGCCAAGGACAATGGCTAACGACAGGATTTATGCTGGTCAATGGTGTCATGATTCCGATGACGGCGTTTTTAATTGAAAGATTTACGACGAGACAACTTTACTTATTCGCGATGATTACGTTCGCGATTGGTACGACGATTTCTGGCTTTGCAGGAGATTATACCGTACTTATTATCGGGCGGATGGTGCAAGCGATCGGAGCTGGTATTGTGATGCCACTTCTAACGGTCGTTGTACTGAATCTATTCCCAATGGAACGACGCGGACGGGCGATGGGACTTATTGGTCTCGCGATGAACTTTGCACCAGCGATTGGCCCGACTTTATCTGGTTGGATCGTGCAAGAATATGATTGGCGGAACCTATTTTACATTATCATTCCATTCGCCATTTTAGATGTAGTAGTTGCCTTTTTCCTACTTAAAAATGTTGGTAAAAGAACCTTTCCAAAATTGGATTTTCTCGGTGTTATTATGTCGACGATCGGTTTTGGTAGCTTGCTTCTAGGCTTCAGTAATGCTGGAGATCACGATTTCCTATCGATGAAAGTACTCGGATTTGTTCTTTTAGGATTCGTTGTATTGGCCGTATTTATTTGGTACCAAGGCCGTGCAAAAGCGCCTCTACTAAATTTCAACGTCTTCAAACACAGAACGTTTACACTAACAACGACCATCAGCTTTTTCGTTATGATGGGATTATATGGTGGTATGCTATTATTCCCGATTTTCTTACAAAGCGTACGACACTTCACGCCGCTTGAATCGGGGCTTGTCCTCTTGCCAGGCGCTGTTATGACCGCCGCGCTTTCACCAGTCACGGGAATCATGTTTGACCGCTTTGGCGCGAAGTATTTATCCTTGATAGGCCTGATTATTATGGCTGTAACGACGTTCATGTTTACCAATTTAGACGAGAGCACCACGCTCACCTATATCGTGGTCGTACAGACAATTCGGGCAAGCGGCATGGCAATGGTGATGATGCCACTGCAAACCGCCGCGCTCAACTCATTGCCACTATCCATGGCAGCGCACGGTTCGGCGATGTTTAACACCGTCCGACAAATCGCAGGCTCACTTGGAACAGCCTTGCTCATCACCACCATGTCAAAAAGTGCGAAAAGCTTTGGTGAAAATTTAACCGCAGCAGATGTTGCAGGTAAAACAAAAGAGCAGATTGCGAATCACGTATTGATTCACGGAATCGAAACGGCCTTCCTTGTTTCATCCATCTTATCTGTGATCGCCGTTATATTGGCTATCTTTATTAAAAAGAAAAAACAATCATTAGCACCAATTGTTACCAAAACAGAAGTTATGGAACATTAA
- a CDS encoding DJ-1/PfpI family protein has product MAKIMMLLADGFEAVEASVFTDVLGWNEMEGGGGTELVTVGLRDRLKCTWNFTVIPEFTLGEVELAEFDALVIPGGFEEAGFYEDAYDPAFLDVIRHFDTHEKWIGTICVAALALGKAGILQGKRATTYNGVGSVRQAQLKDFGAQVQQDPIVVENHIITSHNPSTAFDVAFLVLEKLTNTENTKHVKKLMGFEK; this is encoded by the coding sequence ATGGCGAAAATTATGATGTTGTTAGCGGACGGATTTGAAGCAGTCGAGGCAAGCGTTTTTACGGATGTGTTGGGATGGAACGAGATGGAAGGTGGCGGCGGGACGGAGCTGGTAACGGTTGGTTTGCGTGATCGGCTGAAATGCACGTGGAATTTTACGGTGATACCAGAATTTACATTGGGCGAGGTGGAGCTTGCAGAATTTGATGCGCTTGTGATACCAGGTGGCTTTGAAGAAGCTGGTTTTTACGAAGACGCTTATGATCCCGCATTTCTAGATGTAATTCGGCATTTCGATACACATGAAAAGTGGATTGGAACGATTTGCGTTGCGGCGTTAGCACTTGGAAAAGCAGGAATTTTGCAGGGGAAACGAGCGACCACATATAATGGCGTGGGTAGCGTTCGCCAAGCACAATTAAAGGATTTCGGAGCGCAGGTGCAGCAAGATCCTATCGTAGTGGAAAATCATATTATCACCTCGCATAATCCTTCTACAGCGTTCGACGTTGCCTTTCTTGTACTGGAAAAGTTAACAAATACGGAAAACACCAAACATGTTAAAAAATTAATGGGCTTCGAAAAATGA